The following proteins are encoded in a genomic region of Stigmatopora nigra isolate UIUO_SnigA chromosome 3, RoL_Snig_1.1, whole genome shotgun sequence:
- the arpp19a gene encoding cAMP-regulated phosphoprotein 19a, whose product MSDGNEDAPTSEETLVEDQEVQDKMTNPEKAEEAKLKARYPNLGNKPGGSDLLRKRLQKGQKYFDSGDYNMAKAKIKNKQLPTAAAPEKTEITGDHIPTPQDLPQRKPSLVASKLAG is encoded by the exons ATGTCGGACGGTAACGAAGACGCCCCCACGTCCGAGGAGACGTTGGTGGAAGATCAG gaGGTTCAAGATAAAATGACCAATCCAGAGAAAGCGGAGGAAGCCAAACTGAAAGCCAGATACCCAAACTTGGGAAATAAACCAGGGGGTTCCGATCTTCTTCGTAAACGTCTTCAGAAAGGG CAAAAATACTTTGATTCGGGCGACTACAACATGGCCAAAGCCAAGATAAAGAACAAGCAGCTGCCAACGGCGGCGGCACCTGAGAAGACGGAGATCACGGGGGACCACATTCCCACCCCGCAGGACCTACCCCAGAGGAAACCCTCCCTGGTGGCTAGTAAACTAGCCGGCTGA